The following DNA comes from Acholeplasma equirhinis.
TGAGCACCAATTTTTATATATATTTGTACCCACTCGAGTTAATTATAGTATTACTTCTCTAATGCCACAATGTTCAATCAAATCTTCAAAGTAAGTCAAACTACTCATCACGATACCATGACATACGACAATTATTTTTTCCAAATCTTTATGTTTTAAAATGGCTTTGGTAACACGTTCTTTCAAAGATTCATAAGTTTCCCAATGATATTTATGATTATTGGTTCTAATACCTTTGCTTGCGATATAATCTTCATATGCAAGTTGACCGTTATAAATAAACTTATGCGTGATATCAGGCATCCATTCATGTAAGTCATTTTCTACTTCAATTTTGATTTCTGTATTTCTTGATATGATTGCAGCAGTTTCAAGAGCTCTTGTATAAGGAGAGGATAAGATGATTGATGCACCTTTTAATCTTGGATCATTACTAACTTTTTCTGCTTGTTCTTTTCCACGTTCTGTGAGTTTACCTAACTCCCAACCCATACCAAAATATCCTCGAGCTTCTACCTCATCATATCTTGGTTCACCATGTCTAATTAAAATTACTTCCATAATTGATACCTCCCCATACTCATTATAACAATACCAATAAAAAAAT
Coding sequences within:
- a CDS encoding histidine phosphatase family protein; this translates as MEVILIRHGEPRYDEVEARGYFGMGWELGKLTERGKEQAEKVSNDPRLKGASIILSSPYTRALETAAIISRNTEIKIEVENDLHEWMPDITHKFIYNGQLAYEDYIASKGIRTNNHKYHWETYESLKERVTKAILKHKDLEKIIVVCHGIVMSSLTYFEDLIEHCGIREVIL